A genomic region of Canis aureus isolate CA01 chromosome 16, VMU_Caureus_v.1.0, whole genome shotgun sequence contains the following coding sequences:
- the CCR7 gene encoding C-C chemokine receptor type 7 isoform X2 — translation MKSLLVVALLVIFQVCLCQDEVTDDYIGENTTVDYTLYESVCFKKDVRNFKAWFLPIMYSIICFMGLLGNGLVVLTYIYFKRLKTMTDTYLLNLAMADILFLLTLPFWAYSAAKSWTFGVHVCKIIFGIYKISFFSGMLLLLCISIDRYVAIVQAVSAHRHRARVLFISKLSCVGIWMLAMVLSTPELLYSGLQKSSSEQALRCSLNTNQVEALITIQVAQMVVGFLIPLGAMSFCYLVIIRTLLQARNFERNKAIKVIIAVVVVFIAFQLPYNGVILAQTVANFNITGSGSCELSKQLNIAYDITYSLACVRCCVNPFLYAFIGVKFRSDLFKLFKDLGCLSQEQLRQWSSCRHTRRSSMSVEAETTTTFSP, via the coding sequence TGCCAAGATGAGGTCACGGATGACTACATTGGAGAAAATACCACGGTGGACTATACACTGTATGAGTCTGTATGCTTCAAGAAAGACGTGCGGAACTTCAAAGCCTGGTTCCTGCCAATCATGTACTCCATCATTTGCTTCATGGGCCTGCTGGGCAACGGGCTGGTCGTGCTGACCTACATCTATTTCAAGAGGCTCAAGACCATGACAGATACGTACCTGCTCAACCTGGCCATGGCGGACATCCTCTTCCTCCTGACCCTTCCCTTCTGGGCATACAGCGCGGCCAAGTCCTGGACGTTCGGCGTCCACGTTTGCAAGATCATCTTTGGCATCTACAAGATAAGCTTCTTCAGCGGCATGCTGCTGCTTCTTTGCATCAGCATCGACCGCTACGTGGCCATCGTCCAGGCCGTCTCGGCCCACCGCCACCGTGCCCGCGTCCTTTTCATCAGCAAGCTCTCCTGTGTGGGCATCTGGATGCTGGCCATGGTGCTCTCCACCCCGGAGCTGCTGTACAGCGGCCTCCAGAAGAGCAGCAGTGAGCAAGCACTGCGGTGCTCCCTCAACACCAATCAGGTGGAAGCCTTGATCACCATCCAGGTGGCGCAGATGGTGGTGGGCTTCCTGATCCCCCTGGGGGCCATGAGCTTCTGCTACCTTGTCATCATCCGCACCCTGCTCCAGGCACGCAACTTTGAGCGCAACAAGGCCATCAAGGTCATCATTGCCGTGGTCGTGGTCTTCATAGCCTTCCAGCTGCCCTACAACGGGGTGATCCTGGCCCAGACAGTGGCCAACTTCAACATCACTGGCAGCGGTAGCTGCGAGCTCAGCAAGCAGCTCAACATCGCTTATGACATCACCTACAGCCTGGCGTGCGTCCGCTGCTGCGTCAACCCTTTCTTATACGCCTTCATTGGTGTCAAGTTCAGAAGCGACCTCTTCAAGCTCTTCAAGGACCTCGGCTGCCTGAGCCAGGAGCAGCTCCGGCAGTGGTCTTCCTGCCGCCACACCCGGCGCTCCTCCATGAGCGTGGAGGCCGAGACCACCACCACCTTCTCCCCGTAG
- the CCR7 gene encoding C-C chemokine receptor type 7 isoform X1: protein MDLGKPMKSLLVVALLVIFQVCLCQDEVTDDYIGENTTVDYTLYESVCFKKDVRNFKAWFLPIMYSIICFMGLLGNGLVVLTYIYFKRLKTMTDTYLLNLAMADILFLLTLPFWAYSAAKSWTFGVHVCKIIFGIYKISFFSGMLLLLCISIDRYVAIVQAVSAHRHRARVLFISKLSCVGIWMLAMVLSTPELLYSGLQKSSSEQALRCSLNTNQVEALITIQVAQMVVGFLIPLGAMSFCYLVIIRTLLQARNFERNKAIKVIIAVVVVFIAFQLPYNGVILAQTVANFNITGSGSCELSKQLNIAYDITYSLACVRCCVNPFLYAFIGVKFRSDLFKLFKDLGCLSQEQLRQWSSCRHTRRSSMSVEAETTTTFSP from the coding sequence TGCCAAGATGAGGTCACGGATGACTACATTGGAGAAAATACCACGGTGGACTATACACTGTATGAGTCTGTATGCTTCAAGAAAGACGTGCGGAACTTCAAAGCCTGGTTCCTGCCAATCATGTACTCCATCATTTGCTTCATGGGCCTGCTGGGCAACGGGCTGGTCGTGCTGACCTACATCTATTTCAAGAGGCTCAAGACCATGACAGATACGTACCTGCTCAACCTGGCCATGGCGGACATCCTCTTCCTCCTGACCCTTCCCTTCTGGGCATACAGCGCGGCCAAGTCCTGGACGTTCGGCGTCCACGTTTGCAAGATCATCTTTGGCATCTACAAGATAAGCTTCTTCAGCGGCATGCTGCTGCTTCTTTGCATCAGCATCGACCGCTACGTGGCCATCGTCCAGGCCGTCTCGGCCCACCGCCACCGTGCCCGCGTCCTTTTCATCAGCAAGCTCTCCTGTGTGGGCATCTGGATGCTGGCCATGGTGCTCTCCACCCCGGAGCTGCTGTACAGCGGCCTCCAGAAGAGCAGCAGTGAGCAAGCACTGCGGTGCTCCCTCAACACCAATCAGGTGGAAGCCTTGATCACCATCCAGGTGGCGCAGATGGTGGTGGGCTTCCTGATCCCCCTGGGGGCCATGAGCTTCTGCTACCTTGTCATCATCCGCACCCTGCTCCAGGCACGCAACTTTGAGCGCAACAAGGCCATCAAGGTCATCATTGCCGTGGTCGTGGTCTTCATAGCCTTCCAGCTGCCCTACAACGGGGTGATCCTGGCCCAGACAGTGGCCAACTTCAACATCACTGGCAGCGGTAGCTGCGAGCTCAGCAAGCAGCTCAACATCGCTTATGACATCACCTACAGCCTGGCGTGCGTCCGCTGCTGCGTCAACCCTTTCTTATACGCCTTCATTGGTGTCAAGTTCAGAAGCGACCTCTTCAAGCTCTTCAAGGACCTCGGCTGCCTGAGCCAGGAGCAGCTCCGGCAGTGGTCTTCCTGCCGCCACACCCGGCGCTCCTCCATGAGCGTGGAGGCCGAGACCACCACCACCTTCTCCCCGTAG